One Mycolicibacterium sp. ND9-15 genomic window, GTACTTCGGACGTGGCTGGCAGGCCAAGGGCTGCGGGTGGTGGCCACCCAGGCCGGGGTGGATCGGAAAACCGCGCGTCGCTATGTCGAGGCCGCGGTTGCCGCGGGGCTGGATCGGGCCGGTGGGGTCGATCAGCTCGACGACGCGCTGATCGGCGCGGTGGTCACTGTGGTGCGCCCGGACCGCCCCCACGGGTATGGGCAGGTGTGGAAAGTGCTGTGCGCCAACCACGATCAGGTCAACAAGTGGGTCGACAAGGGCCTGACGGTGGTCAAGATCGGCGACCTGCTGGCCCGCCAGGGCGTGATCGTCCCGCAGCGCACGTTGCACCGCTACTGCCAGGAACACACCAAGTATCAGGGTCGCCGCCGTGGTGGCACGGTGCCGATCGTCGACGGTGAACCTGGGATGGAATGCCAGATCGACTTCGCGCGGATGGGCATGCTGTTCGACTCGGTGACGGGCAGGCGTCGGGTGGTGCATGCGTTGATCTTCACCGCGGTGTATTCGCGGCACATGTTCGTGTGGTTGACGTTCTCCCAAACCCTGACCGCGGTGATCGACGGCTGCGAAGCGGCCTGGGATTTCTTCGGTGGCGTCTTCAAAGTCCTCATCCCTGACAATATGAGTACGGTTGTGGCCCATGCCGATTCGGTGAACCCTCGGTTCACCGTCGGATGGCTGGAATACGCCCAGGCCCGCGGATTCGCCACCGACCCGGCCCGGGTCGCCCACCCGCAAGACAAACCGCGTGTCGAGCGGATGGTGCAGTACGTGCGCAACAACTTCTTCGCCGGCGAAGAGTTCACCGACCTCGCCGACGCCCAGGACCGCGCCCAGGTGTGGTGCGCCCAGAAAGCCGGGCTGCGTATCCACGGCACCACCTGCGCCCAGCCGGCAGTGGTGTTCGCCGAGCACGAAGCGCCAGCGTTGTTGGCGGCCCCGTCGGGGCGGTATGCGGTGCCGGTGTATGCCGAGGTCAAAGTGGCCCGCGACTACCACGTTCAGTTGGGCAAGGCGTTGTATTCGATCCCGCACCACCTGCGCGGCCAGACGCTCTCGGCGCGTGCCGACGGTGAGTTGGCCAAGTTCTATCATCGCGGGCAGTTGGTGAAGACTCATCCGCGTCAACCCGCCGGAACCCGGTCCACCGACCCGGCTGATCTGCCCGCAGACAAGACCGGCTACGCGATGCGGGATCTGCACCGACTGATCGCCACCGCGGCCGCTCACGGCCCCAATATCGGCATCTACGCCGAACGCCTTCTCGACCACGACCTGCCCTGGACCAGGATGCGGCAGGTGTATCGGCTGCTCGGACTGGTCAAACGCTACGGCCCAGCCCCGGTGGACACCGCCTGCGGCCGCGCTCTGGATCTCGATGTCGTTTCCATGACCAAGATCGCCGCCATGCTGGAGCAAGCCATCGAGAACACCCCGGTGCCGCCGCCGCGGGCCGCCTCCGGACTGGCGGCCGCCCGCTTCGCCCGCGATCCCCGCGACTACCGACCCACGCCCCGACCGGACTGGTTGCACGTCATCGACGGCGGCAACACCGACACCGAAGATGGGCAGTGACCGCCATGGCCACTACGTCGAAACCTGCTGTCAATGACCCGATCTCAACAGATTTGAAGAAGGTGATGCGACAACTCAAACTCTCACCGATACTCGACACTCTGCCCGACCGGCTCGCCCTCGCGCGTCAACAACACCTGTCCCACGCCGCGTTCCTGGAGCTGGTCCTCGCTGACGAAGCCACCCGCCGCGACACCAGCTCCGCCGCGCGGCGAGCCCGCACCGCCGGCCTGGATGCCGCCATGCGGCTCGACACCTGGGACGAAGTTGCTGCGGTGCGCTACGACCGAACCCTATGGACCGATCTGACCAGCCTGCGGTTTCTCGACGCCGCCCACGGCGCGGTGATCCTCGGGGCCGTCGGCGTCGGCAAAACTCACCTCGCGACCGCGCTGGGCCACATCGCGGTGCGCCGCCGCATCCCGACCCTGATGCTGCGTGCTGATGCAATGTTCAAGCGACTCAAAGCATCTCGTCTCGACAACAGCACCGAAGCCGAGATGCGGCGCCTCACTCAAGTCCGCCTGCTCATTATCGACGATTTCGCACTGCAACCGCTCGACGCCATGGCCACCGCCGACTTCTACGAACTGGTTGTCGCCAGACATCAACGCAGCGCGACCATCGTGACCTCCAACCGCGGACCTGACGAATGGATCTCTGTCATGACCGACGCGATGCTCGCCGAATCCGCCGTCGACCGACTGACCTCCACCGCGCACGAACTCATCGTCGAAGGACAGTCTTACCGACAGCGTCAAAAGCCCTCAGTTGACAGCCCGCCGTCAACCACCGATCATCCCCACTGAGCCAAACAGGTGGTCCCTACCCCGTGGCTAAACGCTGGTCCCATCACCCTGGCGAATGACAGTGTTTGGACATCCGGAAGGACTTCTCGATGTGCCACAACTGGTGGTAGGCATCGATGACGAACGTCGAGGACGCGCTGGTGAGGTTGGTGGTGTAGCCCTTCCAGCCCGCCAACGCTCGAGTTTTGGCCTCCAGCGTGCGATTGACCGACTTGGTGGCGCCGGACAGCTGGATGTAGCGGTTGCGTTTGACCGGGGCGTGCCCGTCGACGGCGCGTTCGGCCTTGCGGACCTGCTCATCGATGCCGCGCAGGGTGCGCCGGGCCCGGTCTGCGCGGAATTGGTAGTAGATGACCCGGTCGGGGATGCCGCGGGTCTTCTCGGCGCTGGTGGCCGGCCAGGGCTGGGTCAGCACCAGCCCGTCGGGGATCGCCTCACCTGCGTGGTTGTCGCGCCATTCGCGCACCACATCGGGCAGAAACGGGATGCGGGTGCCCAGGATGAACGACAGCCCGGCGGCTTTGATCGCGACCTGGTTGGCCTCGGAGATCATGCCGGCGTCGGCGACGACGGTGACGTCGGTGAGCTGGTGGGCGGTCTTGAAGGCGTTGATGACCGGCAGCATGGTGGCGGTCTCGGCCTTGTTGCCCTCGAAGGCCTGCACGGTCAGTGGGAACCCGGCGGCGTCGGTCAACAGTCCGAGGGTGATCTGGGGTTCAAGGCGGCGTTCCTTGGAGTTATGCCGACGTCGGCATAACTCCAATTATCCCGAGGTCGTGGTTATGCCGAGCCTGGGGCAGTCGTGGTGGTGTTCGTGCAGTTCGGCGGAGGTTTCGAGGCTGGCTCGCGCGGCATAATCGCCCTGCGCGAAGACATGGTGTGTCTTTCTGATGGTGCATTGCTTTGCCTATCAGGAGGAGGAATCCATGAGTCCCACACGCAGTACCGATGCCGGTGATCGTCTGGCGTGGATCGGTGACGTGCTCGTCGAGTACGAACGGTGGCTGGATCGTCAGCGGGGTTTGGCGCCAGTGACGGTTAGCAACTACAGCAAGTCGGTTGCGCAGTTCCTCAGGACAACGTTGACCCAGCCCGCCGAGGTCTCGGTGAGCCTTCGACAGAGTCCCGTGGCGTGGTGGACTTCGGATCGGCGTGGGTGTACGCGTAGTGATCAACGAGTCGTGGTGAATGCTAGGCGATTTGGCGCTGTTCGGCGAGGGCTTTGGCGGCGGGTTCAGCGGCGGCCTGTTTGGCGGCGATGACTTTGCGCAGCTCGACCATCGAGATGTCGGAGAGGTAGCGGCGAGTGACTTGCCATTCGTCGTGGGCTTCTATGACCACCGCGGTCGCCAGTCGTAGGAACGCCGCAGGGTTGGGGAAGATTTCTACCACGTCGGCGCGGCGTTTGATCTCTTTATTGAGCCGTTCGATGGGGTTGTTCGACCAGATCTTTTGCCAGTGCGCCCGCGGGAACGCGGTGAACGCCAACACATCGGTTTTGGCCTCATCCATCATTGTCGAGATTTTCGGAAAGCTCGCCGAGAGCGTGTCGGCTACCTGATCCCATTGAGCGGCGACCTCGGCGGGATCGGTGTGGGCAAAGATCGTCTTGACCGCCGCCGTGACCGCCGGGGCATGTTTGGCCGCGACCGCGCCGTGCAGGTTGCGCATGAAATGCACCCGGCAGCGCTGCCACGACGATCCGGCGAACTGCTGGGCCACGGCGGCTTTGAGGCCCGCATGGGCATCGGAGATCACCAGATGCACCCCGGTCAGGCCGCGCGCTTTGAGCGAGCCCAAAAACTCGCGCCAGAACTCGAAGGATTCGCTGTCACCCACGGCCGTGCCGAGCACTTCGCGGGTGCCGTCGATGGACACCCCGGTGGCCACGATCAGCGCTTGGGACACCACATGGGCCCCGACGCGGACCTTGCAAAACGTGGCATCGCAAAACACGTAGGGGAACTGGGTGTGAGTCAGCCTGCGGGTCCGAAACGCCTCGATCTCCTTATCGAGACCGGCGCAGATACGCGACACCTCGGACTTGGAGACCCCCGAGCCGACGCCGAGGGCAGCAACCAAGTCATCGACGCTGCGGGTGGAGACACCGTGGACGTAGGCCTCCATGATCACCGCGTGCAGCGCTTTGTCGATGCGGCGGCGCCGCTCAAGCAGCGACGGGAAGAACGAGCCGGCCCGCAGCTTGGGGATCTTGACCTCGATGTCCCCGGACGTCGTCGACACCGTCTTGGCCCGATGCCCATTGCGGTGCGTGTTGCGTTGCTCGCTGCGTTGATAGCGCCCGGCCCCGATCGCCTCAGCGGCCTCGGCCTCGATCAACGCCTGCAGTCCAGCACGGATCAACTCGGCGAACACCGCGCCCGCATCAGCGGACTTGAGCGCATCGAGCTGGGCGAGCAAGGCAGAATAGTCCTGGGTCATCGCGTGGTGCGTCCTTTACTTGAGTCACTTTGGTCGGTAACTCAATGACCACTACGCGATGCCCCACTTCAAGAGGCTCACCGACACACCTCAAGTCAGTCCCGGCTCGCTCGCCTCACCCCCGAAACCCCACCACCCCAGGGGACTTACCCGAGCCTTCTGGATGCCGGCATTGTCACTGCGTTCATGGTCGAGTTCTGCAGCGACCGCAATACGAATTCGGCGAAGTCAATGGCGCGGTCGGTGCGTTCCTTCCTGCGATTCGCCCACGCCACCGGCCGCACATCGGCCGACCTGTCGGGGGCGGTTCCAGTTCCGGCGGGCTGGCATTTGGCGTCGCTTCCCAAGGCAGTACCGGCTGCAGATCTTCAGCATCTCCTGGGTGTCGCGTCACGTCACTGCGGGACTGCTACCGATCGGCGCGATTACGCGATCTTGCTGTTGTTGGCCCGACTCGGGCTCCGCAGAGGCGAAATCGCCGCTCTTGGCCTCGACGATATCGATTGGCGAGCAGGAGAACTCACCATCGTGGGCAAAGGTAGCCACGTGGAGCGGTTGCCGCTGCCATCAGAACCCGGCGAGGCGATCGCGGCATGGCTAGTCGACGGCAGACCAGCATGCGCGACGCGATCAGTGTTTACCACCGTCAAGCCCGCAGGGCGTCCGATATCGACCGCAGTGATCGCTCACCTGGTGGCCGCGGCGTGCCGAGACGCTGGGCTGGAGCGCATAAACGCACACCGTTTCCGTCACACGCTGGCGACGCAGATGCTGCGCTCTGGGGCCTCACTGCCGGAAGTGAGTCAGGTGCTGCGCCACCGCAGTGTGCGCTCCACCGCTATCTACGCCAAGGTCGATGACGTCGCATTGCGGCCCTTGGCCCGGCCCTGGCCGACGATCACCGCGACGACAGATTCCGATGCCGGTCCAGGCATGGCGCGCCCGTGGCCGGGGGCACGGTCATGAAGACTTTGCGCGAGAACGTCATTGACTACCTCGCCACCCGCCGGGCGCTGGGATTCAAACTCGAAGGCCTGAGCAAGCTCCTGCTGAGCTTCGTCGCGTTCTGCGAGGAACGTGGAGCCACCCGGGTCCAGAACGACCTCGCAATCCAATGGGCCACAACCTCTATCAAGGTTCCGGTCAGCGACACCCTCATAGCCCGCCGACTCGACGCGGTGCGGATCTTCGCCCGATACCAGCATGCGTTGGATCCGCTCACGCAGATCCCAGCCGAAGAGCACCGGCCTCGGCGCTACCGGTCGAAGCAGCCAAATATGCTCAGCCAGGACGATATCTGTGCGCTGCTGGACGCGACGAGCGTTCTGGAGCCAGCGTTCAAGGCGCTGACGTGGCGAACATTGATCGGGCTGCTGTCCGCCACCGGGCTACGCCCGGGCGAAGCGTGTCGGCTGGCCGTCAACGACATCAATCTGGCCGGCGGAGTGATTCAGGTGCTGGAGACGAAGTTCGGCAAGTCCCGGCTCGTGTTCATCCACCCGAGCACCGCCACCGTGCTCGCCAACTACCTGCAGTCCCGCCAAGCATGGGTCGGGGCCGGCGCCCACAGCAGCGCAACGGTTTTCCTCAACACCCGGCGCGGACCGATATGTCCTGACCGGCTCAATGTCACATTCCGTAAGATCGTCGCGGCCACCGGATTAGCCACCGCGCCGGGACGCCGGCCGGTCCGTCTGCACGATCTGCGCCACACCTTCGCCGTGACCACGATGATCGACTGGTACCGCGACGGCCAAGACGTTCAAGCGCGACTGCCACTGCTGTCAACCTGGCTCGGCCACGTCGATCCCGCCTCGACCTACTGGTATCTGCAGGCAGTGCCCGAACTGCTCACCCTTGCCGCCGACCGCCTCGACAACGCCGCCGAAGCCTCTGCCGCGAAGGCGACGCCATGACCACCCCGACGCTGAGTTCGCTGCTGCAAGGGTTCTTCACCGACCGGCTGATGCGGCACCTGCGGGCCAGCCCGAAGACAATTGCGGCCTACCGGGACACCTTCAAGCTCCTGCTGACCTTCGCCGCCGACCAGACCAAGAGATCCCCGGCGCAGCTGGCACTCGATGATCTCGACGCCGCGATGATCGGAGCCTTCCTGAACTACCTTGACGCCGAACGGCGCAACAGCACCGCAACCCGCAACGCACGACTGGCCGCGATCCATTCGTTCTACCGCTATGCGCTGCCGCTGATGCCAGAACGCGCTCACACGGCCAGCCAGATCTTGGCGATCCCGCAACGCCGCCATGACCAGGTGACCGTGTCGTATCTGACCAGCACCGAGACCGATGCCCTCCTGGCCGCGCCGGACCGAACCACCTGGTACGGCCGACGTGACCACGCGCTGCTGCTCACTGCCGTCACGACCGGTCTTCGGGTCTCGGAGATCACCACGCTGAGCGTCGGTGACATCACCACCACGACACCGGGAGCCGCCCTGCACACCACAGGAAAAGGCAGAAAGGAACGCAGCACACCGCTGACCAAACCCACCGCTGCCACCCTCCGCGCTTGGCTGCCAGAGGCCGGCGCTGCTGCCAGCAGTCCCGCCTTTCCGACCCAACGCAAGACACCGATGTCAGCAGACGCGGTTCAACGCCTGGTCGCCAAACACGCGGCCGCAGCTGCGAATACATGCACATCGATAGCGGTCAAGCGCGTCACTCCGCACACGCTGCGCCACACCGCGGCGATGGCGCTGCTGCACGCCGGCATCGACACGTCCGTGATCGCCCTGTGGCTCGGCCACGAAAGCCCGGTTACAACCCACATCTATCTGCATGCCGACATGACCATCAAAGAACGGGCCCTCAGCCGCGTCAGCGGACCAAACACCACCCCCGGCCGTTACCGGCCCGCCGACGATCTCATCAACTTCCTCGAACGCCTCTGACCCCCAACACGAGCGACCACGATTATGCCGCGCGAGCCAGCCTCGAAACCTCCGCCGAACTGCACGAACACCACCACGACTGCCCCAGGCTCGGCATAACCACGACCTCGGGATAATTGGAGAAGCCGGGTTCGCGGAACCCGTCGCCGGCGTCGGTCTCGAAGTACAGAGTGGAGACGTCGAAGAGCACCAGCGAGGCCGGCCCCAATCCGGCGCGCCGGGCGCTGGCGGCGGCCAATGCTTGGCGCCACTTCGGTTGGGCATAGCTGGGCAGGCGCCGCTTGACGGTGGCATAGGACGCGGGCTCGACACCGACCTCCGCGAGTACTCGTCCGGCATCGATCTTGCTGGTGGGTTCGATGATCCGCGCAAGCACCAGATCGCGAAACACATTGTCGCCCTTCGTGGCTGACTCGAACCCCAGGATCCGGTAGGCCGCGCACAATGCGTCCCACAAGTGCGTCATCCGGGTGGAGGTGATCGGCAGCGGCTCAGATCCCGGCGGGGCGGTCACATCGAGATCGAGCACCGCCTGGTTGGCCGCCAACCGCTCCGACGCCGCCGCCTTCAGCGCGGCCAGCTCGGTCTCATCATGAGCCGAGCCCAGATGCTCAATCGATCGTGACCCGCGCCGAGTGGACCACACGATCTGCACCGCGGTCGCCCCCGAGGCGGTCTTCACGGTGCGCACGTAGGCCACCCCGGCAGC contains:
- a CDS encoding tyrosine-type recombinase/integrase, which encodes MVEFCSDRNTNSAKSMARSVRSFLRFAHATGRTSADLSGAVPVPAGWHLASLPKAVPAADLQHLLGVASRHCGTATDRRDYAILLLLARLGLRRGEIAALGLDDIDWRAGELTIVGKGSHVERLPLPSEPGEAIAAWLVDGRPACATRSVFTTVKPAGRPISTAVIAHLVAAACRDAGLERINAHRFRHTLATQMLRSGASLPEVSQVLRHRSVRSTAIYAKVDDVALRPLARPWPTITATTDSDAGPGMARPWPGARS
- a CDS encoding IS256 family transposase; this encodes MTQDYSALLAQLDALKSADAGAVFAELIRAGLQALIEAEAAEAIGAGRYQRSEQRNTHRNGHRAKTVSTTSGDIEVKIPKLRAGSFFPSLLERRRRIDKALHAVIMEAYVHGVSTRSVDDLVAALGVGSGVSKSEVSRICAGLDKEIEAFRTRRLTHTQFPYVFCDATFCKVRVGAHVVSQALIVATGVSIDGTREVLGTAVGDSESFEFWREFLGSLKARGLTGVHLVISDAHAGLKAAVAQQFAGSSWQRCRVHFMRNLHGAVAAKHAPAVTAAVKTIFAHTDPAEVAAQWDQVADTLSASFPKISTMMDEAKTDVLAFTAFPRAHWQKIWSNNPIERLNKEIKRRADVVEIFPNPAAFLRLATAVVIEAHDEWQVTRRYLSDISMVELRKVIAAKQAAAEPAAKALAEQRQIA
- the istA gene encoding IS21 family transposase, which gives rise to MFREVSVIEIREVLRTWLAGQGLRVVATQAGVDRKTARRYVEAAVAAGLDRAGGVDQLDDALIGAVVTVVRPDRPHGYGQVWKVLCANHDQVNKWVDKGLTVVKIGDLLARQGVIVPQRTLHRYCQEHTKYQGRRRGGTVPIVDGEPGMECQIDFARMGMLFDSVTGRRRVVHALIFTAVYSRHMFVWLTFSQTLTAVIDGCEAAWDFFGGVFKVLIPDNMSTVVAHADSVNPRFTVGWLEYAQARGFATDPARVAHPQDKPRVERMVQYVRNNFFAGEEFTDLADAQDRAQVWCAQKAGLRIHGTTCAQPAVVFAEHEAPALLAAPSGRYAVPVYAEVKVARDYHVQLGKALYSIPHHLRGQTLSARADGELAKFYHRGQLVKTHPRQPAGTRSTDPADLPADKTGYAMRDLHRLIATAAAHGPNIGIYAERLLDHDLPWTRMRQVYRLLGLVKRYGPAPVDTACGRALDLDVVSMTKIAAMLEQAIENTPVPPPRAASGLAAARFARDPRDYRPTPRPDWLHVIDGGNTDTEDGQ
- a CDS encoding ATP-binding protein yields the protein MATTSKPAVNDPISTDLKKVMRQLKLSPILDTLPDRLALARQQHLSHAAFLELVLADEATRRDTSSAARRARTAGLDAAMRLDTWDEVAAVRYDRTLWTDLTSLRFLDAAHGAVILGAVGVGKTHLATALGHIAVRRRIPTLMLRADAMFKRLKASRLDNSTEAEMRRLTQVRLLIIDDFALQPLDAMATADFYELVVARHQRSATIVTSNRGPDEWISVMTDAMLAESAVDRLTSTAHELIVEGQSYRQRQKPSVDSPPSTTDHPH
- a CDS encoding tyrosine-type recombinase/integrase — translated: MTTPTLSSLLQGFFTDRLMRHLRASPKTIAAYRDTFKLLLTFAADQTKRSPAQLALDDLDAAMIGAFLNYLDAERRNSTATRNARLAAIHSFYRYALPLMPERAHTASQILAIPQRRHDQVTVSYLTSTETDALLAAPDRTTWYGRRDHALLLTAVTTGLRVSEITTLSVGDITTTTPGAALHTTGKGRKERSTPLTKPTAATLRAWLPEAGAAASSPAFPTQRKTPMSADAVQRLVAKHAAAAANTCTSIAVKRVTPHTLRHTAAMALLHAGIDTSVIALWLGHESPVTTHIYLHADMTIKERALSRVSGPNTTPGRYRPADDLINFLERL
- a CDS encoding tyrosine-type recombinase/integrase; protein product: MKTLRENVIDYLATRRALGFKLEGLSKLLLSFVAFCEERGATRVQNDLAIQWATTSIKVPVSDTLIARRLDAVRIFARYQHALDPLTQIPAEEHRPRRYRSKQPNMLSQDDICALLDATSVLEPAFKALTWRTLIGLLSATGLRPGEACRLAVNDINLAGGVIQVLETKFGKSRLVFIHPSTATVLANYLQSRQAWVGAGAHSSATVFLNTRRGPICPDRLNVTFRKIVAATGLATAPGRRPVRLHDLRHTFAVTTMIDWYRDGQDVQARLPLLSTWLGHVDPASTYWYLQAVPELLTLAADRLDNAAEASAAKATP